TACTATTCTTAACAGGTTGTGGGCCACTAAGGATGGATATGCACCATGGATTTGATCATGCCTTCTTCAGTCACAGCAAAAATTTTGCAAAAACACGGTGTGTTACCGAAAGAGGTTCATGAGTGTTTTTATAACCGAATCGGAAACTATCTGATTGATACCAGAGAAAAAAATAAGACCCGACCACCGACGTTGTGGTTTGTTGCCGAAACAGACCGGGGAAGGCGGTTAAAAATATGTTTCGTACCCGCCGGGGTGGGTAATGCATTTGGTTTACCGGTACTGAAGACGGCTTATCCACCGGATGCCACCGAAGAAGCACTCTGGCGCAAACATGGGCTGTAAGGGTTTAACTGATTCAGCAAGGACGCTAAATGCGGGCTCAAAAGGTTCGAAGAGGAATACGCGATGAGTAAAAAGACCCCTGAACTGTTAGATGATGTGGATGAATGGGAAAAACGCGCGCTGGGTGCCTCTGAGGAGCATGTTGCCGTGGCCCCCCGGCAATATGCTGACGAAACAGACGAACAGCTCGGGCTGCAGGCGATCTCAATCCGGCTGCCGAAGTCACTGATTCGGGACCTCAAAGAGATTGCTGCCCGATATGATCTTGGCTATCAGCCGATGGTCAGAGACCTGTTAAACCGTTTTGCCGTCGCTGAGCAAAAAAAATATTTCACCGAACAGCTGGGTAAATACACGGTCGCAGAAGAGCGCTCACAGGAAGATACCGCGCCTGTTTCTGAATTTATCGCCGGTTTGAAGAGGCAGGCGTGAAGTGGATGAGTCGCTAAGAGCATGGGCATTGCAACAACGGTTTATTGCCAGGGCGATGGCATCCCGTCTCAGAGCGAAAGAAACAGCAGATTATCGGCCTGCCTCTGAGGTTTTAAACCGGCTGGTCTTGAAGCTGCACGCTGCGCAGTTTAAGTACCCGCGAAAATAAGGGTCTGACTAACAGTTTTCTTGCACCCTAACGCTCATTTTGACGGTATCTGCAATTATATTGAACGGATCGGATAAGGTAGCGCTGCGGCAGATGCAGTAAGCTGGTGTTCTGACGGCCAGCGGCCTTTACTTCCCCTTTTTCAGGAACAGACAGCCATGAAACTTTACAGTGACAGCTTTAACGACGGTGCGGCGATCCCGGGCGAATTCGCCTTTGCGGTAGCGGGAAGCGACGAGCCGATTGCGCTCTCCAGCAACCGCAACCCGCACCTGCGCTGGGAAGATGTGCCGGCAGGGACGCAGTCGCTGCTGCTGATCTGCCACGATCCGGACGTGCCTTCCCGCGCGGACGACGTTAACCAGGCGGGCCGCACCGTCTCACGCGATCTGCCGCGTATCGACTTCGCCCACTGGATCCTGCACGGCATTGCACCCGACGTGCGTGAGATTGCCGCAGGCAGCCACTCGTCGGCGATTACCGCCGGCGGTAAACCGGCCACCAGCCTGCCGACTGAATTTGAGCACGGCATCAACGACTATACGCTGTGGTTCAGCGGCGATGCGCAGATGGCCGGCAGCTACTTTGGCTATGACGGCCCGTGCCCGCCGTGGAACGACGAGCTGATGCACCGCTATATCTTCACCCTCTACGCGCTGGACGTGCCATCGCTGACCATCGAAGGTGAGCCGGTGCTGGCTAACGTCAGGGCCGCGCTGGGCAAGGTCG
This portion of the Erwinia sp. E602 genome encodes:
- a CDS encoding YbhB/YbcL family Raf kinase inhibitor-like protein, whose protein sequence is MKLYSDSFNDGAAIPGEFAFAVAGSDEPIALSSNRNPHLRWEDVPAGTQSLLLICHDPDVPSRADDVNQAGRTVSRDLPRIDFAHWILHGIAPDVREIAAGSHSSAITAGGKPATSLPTEFEHGINDYTLWFSGDAQMAGSYFGYDGPCPPWNDELMHRYIFTLYALDVPSLTIEGEPVLANVRAALGKVGVLAEASLTGLYTLNPDV